A region of Paenibacillus thiaminolyticus DNA encodes the following proteins:
- a CDS encoding ribonuclease HII has translation MQEEGKIMGQRKTVGAEAEVIDLTAWEKRLWEEGLQYVAGIDEVGRGCLFGDVVAAAVILPAGIAIEGINDSKKLSAKKREALYEEITECAIAWSVAQVDASTIDRINIKQASRLAMKQAVEGLGIRPDMLLIDAERIDSPLPQEAIVKGDANSQSIAAASIVAKVTRDRLCAGLWDELYPDYGIAVHKGYATKQHREQLERLGPSPMHRKSFLKSLFPEEEQLSLF, from the coding sequence ATGCAGGAAGAGGGGAAGATAATGGGTCAGCGCAAGACAGTGGGTGCAGAAGCTGAAGTGATCGATCTGACCGCATGGGAGAAGCGGTTATGGGAGGAAGGGCTTCAGTATGTGGCCGGCATTGATGAGGTCGGACGAGGATGCCTGTTCGGCGATGTGGTCGCGGCGGCCGTCATACTGCCCGCGGGTATCGCGATTGAAGGGATAAATGATTCGAAGAAGCTATCGGCGAAAAAACGGGAGGCGCTCTACGAAGAAATAACGGAATGCGCGATCGCTTGGTCTGTTGCGCAAGTCGACGCGTCTACCATTGATCGCATTAATATTAAGCAGGCTTCGCGCCTAGCCATGAAGCAGGCCGTTGAGGGGCTCGGCATCCGTCCCGATATGCTGCTGATCGACGCGGAGCGCATCGATTCCCCGCTGCCGCAGGAAGCGATTGTGAAAGGGGATGCGAACAGTCAATCTATTGCAGCCGCCTCGATTGTCGCCAAGGTAACGCGCGATCGGCTGTGTGCGGGTTTGTGGGATGAGCTCTACCCCGATTATGGCATTGCCGTACATAAAGGATATGCAACGAAGCAGCATCGCGAGCAGTTGGAACGGCTTGGTCCGTCGCCGATGCACCGCAAGTCGTTCCTGAAGTCGCTCTTCCCGGAGGAAGAGCAGTTGAGCCTGTTCTAA
- a CDS encoding DNA ligase, with protein sequence MNISQMVRGLVGEARPGEQRTLELKSGQVVRGTVASVAENGREAVIQINGVPVRAVLDAPMRPGQTAWLQVQGQQADGMIMLKAADGPAFTQLPSIEEALKQSGLPDEGWARRLLHELQKGGVPLTKDLASRLAQALAAKPQGVPAEQWMQAAGLALRRQLPLSGETLRGLQQAMFGKPLNDLLAGFQRAGEAALARSAGGPAGGAAPWAVPLREAQALVRDILASLPRMDSVSGGAPSSQAPAPAVAGGNLTATAAASTAGQPATGGSPAGNAAANAGSGPAAGTAATGAPLAAPAAAGPTAPTAATAGEGGAAAGAAGQTSAAGGGAWIGRLLQLLGVPHEQQLHRAAVLEMTAAGSGAPQGDGVPGGGASAESTAVRPQPGQAAPPAAGVAAQAPAMPGTPGPPEAAARPQAPQVPAPGGTQEQAPAAETAGAAVRAAAATAPEAAQAPPQQSAAQTTAAPAESLKSALLQLLQSEALPPAVREAAQQLVHQITGQQLLLTSDRQAPFTHVTLFVPLVTPDGQQTAAVHIQSRQSRRGELESDNCRLWFDLNMKALGRTLVDVQVVERAVALHIHQADEGIGEWMGEFRGEVEEAMNRIGYQLSAFRILPMPDTKVDEPKNRPEIDMDDYALQPYKGVDIKV encoded by the coding sequence GTGAATATTTCGCAGATGGTGCGCGGCTTGGTTGGGGAGGCGAGACCCGGCGAGCAGCGGACATTGGAATTGAAAAGCGGCCAGGTGGTGCGCGGTACCGTCGCTAGTGTGGCCGAGAACGGACGCGAGGCGGTCATTCAGATTAATGGGGTGCCTGTGCGCGCTGTGCTGGATGCGCCAATGCGCCCGGGGCAGACGGCGTGGCTCCAAGTGCAAGGCCAGCAGGCGGACGGTATGATTATGCTGAAGGCGGCCGACGGTCCAGCATTTACTCAACTGCCCTCGATAGAGGAAGCGTTGAAGCAATCCGGCCTTCCGGACGAGGGCTGGGCGCGAAGACTGCTTCATGAACTGCAGAAGGGCGGTGTGCCGCTAACGAAGGATCTTGCATCGCGGCTAGCGCAGGCATTGGCGGCCAAGCCGCAGGGAGTTCCAGCCGAGCAGTGGATGCAGGCGGCGGGCCTTGCATTGCGCCGCCAGCTGCCGTTGAGCGGCGAGACGCTGCGTGGCCTGCAGCAGGCGATGTTCGGCAAGCCGCTCAATGATTTGCTTGCCGGCTTTCAGCGTGCGGGCGAGGCTGCGCTTGCCAGGAGCGCAGGAGGACCGGCGGGAGGGGCAGCTCCTTGGGCGGTGCCGCTTCGGGAAGCGCAGGCGCTGGTGCGCGACATATTGGCGTCGCTGCCGCGTATGGATTCCGTTTCCGGCGGTGCGCCAAGCAGCCAAGCGCCAGCTCCAGCTGTCGCGGGAGGGAACCTTACGGCGACGGCTGCTGCTTCGACTGCGGGGCAACCCGCCACAGGCGGCTCGCCGGCTGGGAACGCCGCCGCGAATGCGGGCAGCGGCCCCGCTGCCGGGACGGCTGCCACAGGTGCTCCGCTAGCGGCGCCCGCAGCGGCTGGGCCTACGGCCCCAACGGCCGCTACGGCGGGCGAAGGCGGAGCTGCTGCCGGTGCGGCCGGCCAGACATCCGCCGCGGGTGGGGGCGCCTGGATTGGGCGCCTTCTGCAGCTGCTCGGCGTGCCGCATGAGCAGCAGCTGCACCGCGCGGCCGTCCTGGAGATGACGGCCGCAGGCAGCGGAGCGCCGCAAGGTGACGGCGTCCCGGGTGGCGGCGCGTCGGCGGAGAGCACCGCCGTCCGGCCGCAGCCCGGCCAAGCCGCGCCGCCAGCGGCTGGCGTGGCGGCGCAGGCCCCGGCGATGCCGGGAACGCCTGGACCGCCGGAGGCGGCAGCGCGCCCTCAAGCGCCGCAAGTGCCCGCGCCGGGCGGCACGCAGGAGCAGGCTCCGGCCGCCGAGACCGCCGGAGCTGCAGTACGTGCCGCGGCCGCCACAGCGCCGGAAGCGGCTCAGGCGCCGCCGCAGCAGAGCGCGGCGCAGACGACTGCCGCGCCGGCGGAGTCCCTGAAGAGCGCGCTGCTTCAGCTCCTCCAAAGCGAGGCGCTGCCGCCGGCTGTTCGCGAGGCGGCCCAGCAGCTGGTCCATCAGATTACGGGCCAGCAATTGCTGCTGACAAGCGACCGGCAAGCGCCGTTCACGCATGTCACCTTGTTCGTGCCGCTCGTGACGCCGGACGGTCAGCAGACGGCCGCTGTCCACATTCAATCGCGGCAGAGCCGCCGAGGAGAGCTGGAGTCGGACAACTGCCGCCTCTGGTTCGATCTGAACATGAAGGCGCTGGGCCGGACGCTCGTCGACGTTCAGGTCGTGGAGCGAGCCGTGGCGCTTCATATTCATCAGGCGGATGAGGGCATCGGCGAATGGATGGGCGAGTTCCGCGGCGAGGTGGAGGAAGCGATGAACCGGATCGGTTATCAGTTATCGGCCTTCCGCATTTTGCCGATGCCGGACACGAAGGTGGACGAGCCGAAGAACCGGCCCGAGATTGATATGGACGATTATGCGCTTCAGCCGTATAAAGGGGTAGATATCAAAGTATGA
- a CDS encoding SGNH/GDSL hydrolase family protein, with amino-acid sequence MNRFASRAGLLLLIVSAALLAGFKQADEPQQATWVWQAERIVSEPDQLLSFAKTNQIDVMFLHIHPDVPDSAYRQFIRQAAKEGIEVHALAGDPTWALPEYRGRMLDFLQKIQRYNAQAAEDERFRGIHLDIEPYVLPQWQEDANEIIHAWMDNLDVFLEAGRKEGSLEFGVDIPVWFDGYAGTDPSDASLAEAVMKRFDYTTLMAYRHELEGDNGILALIREEMAIGDRLGTKVLVGINAKPMPGEEHTSFAYQGAAAMNDALKQIGASLAGHPSYGGTAVHDYRYWNDLLAQQPNVPDPTEPEPKPDPGPEPDPEPDPEPNPDPGQPEPAPDPDWIPDASPIERVKPIVGTYIWRAEMAIHQPDEIIAFARDKGINLLYVRLDLEQPYEVYRSLVKKAHEAGIEMHAMGGHPGWALEDNAPRIRRLIDYVKKYNRAAEADERFHGIHLDVEPYVLPDWPSRKDEVLRQWTANMKMFVEETKRNSSLETSIDLAVWLDRTLLPEEPELSVSEWMIQTMDHVSLMAFRNTADGSNGIAAVVRDEMRMADRHGKPLIVTVEMKQSPEGGHISFFDKGSAEMEKQLSHLPGLLGEFTAYIGNAVHAYDYWKEAKP; translated from the coding sequence ATGAACAGATTCGCATCTCGTGCAGGTCTGCTGCTGCTTATCGTATCGGCCGCCCTGTTGGCCGGCTTCAAGCAAGCGGACGAACCGCAGCAGGCGACATGGGTATGGCAGGCCGAGCGTATCGTGTCGGAACCGGATCAATTATTGTCTTTTGCCAAAACTAATCAGATTGATGTGATGTTTTTGCATATCCACCCGGATGTTCCGGACTCGGCATATCGCCAATTCATTCGGCAGGCCGCCAAGGAAGGCATTGAAGTGCATGCGCTGGCGGGCGATCCGACATGGGCGCTGCCGGAGTACCGCGGGCGGATGCTGGATTTTCTGCAGAAAATTCAACGTTACAACGCACAGGCTGCGGAAGATGAGCGGTTCCGGGGAATCCACCTGGACATTGAGCCGTATGTGCTCCCGCAATGGCAAGAGGACGCGAATGAGATCATTCATGCGTGGATGGACAACCTTGACGTCTTCCTCGAGGCGGGACGGAAGGAAGGCAGCCTCGAATTCGGCGTGGACATCCCGGTATGGTTCGACGGATACGCCGGAACCGACCCGTCAGATGCTTCCTTGGCGGAAGCGGTCATGAAGCGGTTTGATTACACGACGCTGATGGCGTACCGTCACGAGCTGGAAGGAGATAATGGCATCCTGGCCCTCATTCGCGAGGAGATGGCTATCGGGGATCGGCTCGGCACGAAGGTATTGGTCGGGATCAACGCCAAGCCGATGCCGGGAGAAGAGCATACGAGCTTCGCCTATCAGGGGGCGGCGGCCATGAACGACGCTTTGAAGCAGATTGGCGCATCCTTGGCCGGGCATCCTTCCTATGGAGGAACGGCCGTGCACGATTACCGCTATTGGAATGACCTGCTGGCGCAGCAGCCGAATGTGCCCGATCCGACAGAGCCGGAACCGAAGCCGGATCCTGGCCCGGAGCCTGACCCGGAGCCCGATCCGGAACCGAACCCTGACCCGGGACAGCCTGAACCCGCTCCGGATCCCGACTGGATCCCGGACGCCTCGCCGATTGAACGCGTCAAGCCGATTGTAGGCACCTATATTTGGCGGGCTGAGATGGCGATTCACCAGCCGGATGAGATCATCGCCTTTGCCCGGGACAAAGGGATCAACCTCCTGTACGTCCGGCTGGACCTGGAGCAGCCGTACGAAGTCTACCGTTCGCTTGTGAAGAAGGCGCATGAGGCGGGTATCGAGATGCATGCCATGGGCGGCCATCCCGGCTGGGCGCTGGAGGATAATGCGCCGCGCATTCGCAGGCTGATCGACTACGTGAAGAAGTATAACCGCGCCGCGGAAGCGGATGAACGGTTCCACGGCATCCATCTGGATGTGGAGCCGTACGTGCTCCCGGATTGGCCGAGCCGCAAGGACGAGGTGCTGCGCCAGTGGACGGCCAACATGAAGATGTTCGTAGAGGAGACGAAGCGGAACTCGAGCCTCGAGACGAGCATCGATTTGGCCGTGTGGCTCGATCGGACGCTCCTGCCTGAAGAGCCGGAGCTGTCGGTCAGCGAATGGATGATCCAGACGATGGATCATGTGTCGCTGATGGCGTTCCGCAACACGGCAGACGGCTCGAACGGCATTGCGGCCGTTGTCCGCGATGAGATGCGCATGGCCGATCGGCACGGGAAGCCGCTCATCGTCACCGTCGAGATGAAGCAGAGCCCGGAGGGCGGCCATATTTCATTTTTCGACAAAGGCAGCGCCGAGATGGAGAAGCAGCTCTCCCATCTTCCTGGACTGTTGGGCGAGTTTACCGCCTATATCGGCAACGCGGTGCATGCCTATGATTATTGGAAGGAAGCCAAGCCTTGA
- the lepB gene encoding signal peptidase I, with amino-acid sequence MDQHDQMMQPNAAEEPPTKKTQAKNELLEWVKAIAIAVVLVVIVRWLLFAPFIVDGPSMEPNFWTGERLIVNKVLYDFREPKRGEVVVFHVPEENRDLIKRVIGVAGDTIEYRGDDLYVNGNKVEEPYIQEALDEAHKNGEVYNDRDFPNDLIQKNTVPEGHIFVMGDHRNNSTDSRMLGFISLKDVIGRADVIFWPLSHAKFVQHH; translated from the coding sequence ATGGATCAACACGACCAAATGATGCAACCGAATGCGGCGGAAGAGCCGCCAACCAAAAAGACGCAAGCGAAAAACGAGCTTCTTGAGTGGGTGAAAGCGATTGCGATCGCCGTTGTGCTCGTCGTCATCGTGCGATGGCTGTTATTTGCTCCGTTTATCGTAGACGGCCCTTCCATGGAACCGAATTTTTGGACGGGCGAGCGACTTATTGTGAATAAAGTCTTGTATGATTTCCGCGAGCCGAAGCGCGGGGAAGTGGTCGTCTTCCACGTACCGGAGGAGAATCGCGATTTGATTAAGCGGGTTATCGGCGTGGCCGGGGATACGATTGAATACCGCGGCGATGATCTGTACGTCAATGGCAATAAGGTCGAGGAACCTTACATACAAGAAGCGCTGGACGAAGCCCATAAAAATGGCGAGGTGTACAATGACCGCGATTTCCCGAATGATCTGATTCAAAAGAACACGGTGCCGGAAGGGCATATTTTCGTGATGGGAGATCACCGGAACAATAGCACGGACAGCCGCATGCTTGGATTTATTTCGTTGAAGGACGTCATCGGAAGAGCGGATGTCATTTTCTGGCCGCTCTCGCATGCGAAATTTGTACAACACCACTAG
- a CDS encoding IS5 family transposase (programmed frameshift), with protein sequence MRRRYEIRDDQWDQIKDLLPPERKRQGGRIAKDNRMMLNAMLGVARSGAPWRDLPKHYGSWKTVYTRFRRWQMAGIWDEILKHVSVAPDFENIMIDATIVRVHQHGAGAKGGQQFQAIRRSRGGITTKIPAIVDALGNPLRFELTAGNCHDCVKGYEMLQDMDLTGKTVIADRGYDMNRILELIEKQHATAVIPSRKHRKIQRTCDWWLYKERHLVECLFNKLKHYRRLATRYDKLTCTFAAFLSLASILLWLN encoded by the exons ATGAGAAGACGATACGAAATACGCGATGATCAATGGGACCAAATTAAAGATTTACTTCCACCAGAGCGAAAACGTCAAGGTGGACGTATTGCCAAGGACAACCGAATGATGTTGAATGCCATGCTTGGGGTCGCTAGAAGCGGAGCGCCATGGCGAGACCTCCCTAAACATTACGGCTCATGGAAAACGGTGTACACTCGTTTCCGTCGCTGGCAGATGGCGGGAATATGGGATGAAATTCTAAAGCATGTTTCCGTAGCCCCTGATTTTGAAAATATCATGATCGATGCTACCATCGTCCGCGTCCACCAACATGGAGCGGGCGCAAAAG GGGGACAGCAATTCCAGGCCATCCGGCGCTCCAGAGGCGGAATAACGACCAAAATTCCTGCAATCGTAGATGCGCTAGGAAATCCGTTACGCTTTGAGTTGACCGCTGGCAACTGCCACGACTGTGTTAAAGGCTATGAAATGCTTCAAGATATGGATCTGACCGGCAAGACGGTGATTGCCGATCGAGGTTATGACATGAATCGCATTTTGGAACTGATCGAGAAGCAGCACGCCACCGCTGTCATTCCGAGTCGGAAACATCGAAAAATTCAACGAACGTGCGATTGGTGGCTTTACAAAGAGCGCCACCTGGTTGAATGTTTATTCAACAAACTTAAACACTATCGCAGACTGGCCACTCGTTACGATAAGCTAACCTGCACATTTGCAGCCTTTTTATCGTTGGCTTCTATTTTGTTATGGTTAAATTAG
- a CDS encoding YraN family protein, with amino-acid sequence MNEFRRGAESFKQDKRTEKNKQIVKKRSGGLNRKEKGAAAERMAAERLQALGYRIIHRNWRCRTGEIDIIARDGNCWVFVEVRSRYGLAGAEGAAEAIDWRKQHKVRAVAEVYVNRYRLHEAEIRFDAVAVALDGHPSNPPDITVFRNAF; translated from the coding sequence ATGAATGAGTTCCGCCGCGGCGCGGAGAGCTTCAAGCAGGATAAGCGGACCGAGAAAAATAAGCAGATCGTGAAAAAACGGAGCGGGGGCCTCAACCGGAAGGAGAAGGGGGCTGCCGCGGAACGGATGGCAGCCGAGCGGCTTCAAGCGCTCGGCTATCGCATTATACACAGGAATTGGCGCTGCCGCACGGGCGAGATTGACATCATCGCACGGGACGGCAACTGCTGGGTTTTTGTTGAGGTTCGCAGTCGATACGGCCTTGCCGGAGCGGAGGGGGCGGCCGAAGCGATAGATTGGCGGAAGCAGCACAAGGTAAGAGCCGTGGCCGAAGTGTACGTGAACCGTTATCGGCTCCATGAAGCGGAGATCCGCTTCGACGCTGTTGCGGTTGCCCTGGATGGCCACCCCTCCAATCCCCCGGATATTACCGTGTTTCGGAATGCATTTTGA
- the rplS gene encoding 50S ribosomal protein L19: MNIVQAITQDQLRKDIPSFRPGDTLKVYVKVIEGSRERIQLFEGVVIKRRGGGISETFTVRKISYGVGVERTFPLHTPKIDRIEVARRGKVRRAKLYYLRKLRGKAARIKEIR; the protein is encoded by the coding sequence ATGAATATCGTTCAAGCGATTACGCAAGACCAACTTCGCAAGGATATTCCTAGCTTTCGTCCCGGCGATACTTTGAAAGTATATGTAAAAGTTATCGAGGGATCTCGCGAGCGTATCCAGTTGTTCGAAGGTGTGGTCATTAAGCGTCGTGGCGGCGGAATCAGCGAAACATTCACCGTTCGTAAGATTTCTTACGGCGTAGGTGTTGAGCGTACGTTCCCGCTTCATACGCCTAAAATCGATAGAATCGAAGTGGCTCGCCGTGGTAAAGTGCGTCGTGCGAAGCTTTATTATCTTCGCAAACTTCGCGGTAAAGCAGCGAGAATCAAAGAAATCCGTTAA
- a CDS encoding EscU/YscU/HrcU family type III secretion system export apparatus switch protein: MKDPEAASRTTGRYERKTAVALSYKPEQHEAPVIVAKGQGQLAEQILEKAKESGVPIQEDASLVEVLSKLDIDQQIPAELYHLVAEVLTFIYRTDQRAEKGWNRHE, translated from the coding sequence ATGAAAGACCCGGAAGCAGCATCCCGGACAACCGGGCGTTATGAACGGAAGACGGCGGTCGCGCTGTCCTACAAGCCGGAGCAGCATGAGGCGCCGGTTATCGTCGCCAAAGGGCAGGGACAGCTGGCCGAACAGATATTGGAGAAGGCGAAGGAAAGCGGCGTGCCGATCCAGGAGGACGCTTCCTTGGTGGAGGTGCTCTCCAAGCTGGACATCGACCAGCAGATTCCGGCCGAACTGTATCATCTGGTCGCCGAAGTGCTGACCTTCATCTACCGGACCGATCAACGGGCGGAGAAAGGGTGGAATCGTCATGAATGA
- the ylqF gene encoding ribosome biogenesis GTPase YlqF, protein MTIQWFPGHMTRARRQIQEKLKLIDVAIELLDARLPMSSRNPMIGDILQHKPRLILLNKADLADPEMNARWLQAFRGEGHAALAIDASTGTNVAQIPGEARKLLEEKIQRQLAKGMKPRPVRALIVGIPNVGKSTLINKLAGRSVAATGDRPGVTKGQQWIKVGSEMELLDTPGILWPKFEDQEVGYRLAATGAIKDEILNVEDIAFYAIKQLADQYGDRLNERYGLDIPPQGGLEQDEIVGIMEAIGRKRGCLMAGGRVNLEKASSLILRDLRGGKLGRITLEEPYSFLVNGNGN, encoded by the coding sequence ATGACTATCCAATGGTTCCCCGGGCATATGACACGCGCCCGGCGGCAGATCCAGGAGAAGCTCAAGCTTATTGATGTCGCCATCGAACTATTGGACGCGCGGTTGCCCATGTCCAGCCGCAATCCGATGATTGGCGACATTTTGCAACATAAGCCGCGGCTCATTTTATTGAACAAGGCGGATCTAGCTGATCCGGAGATGAATGCGCGTTGGCTCCAGGCGTTCCGCGGTGAAGGCCATGCCGCGCTCGCTATCGACGCCTCGACAGGCACGAACGTCGCGCAGATACCCGGTGAAGCCCGGAAGCTGCTGGAGGAGAAGATTCAGCGCCAGCTCGCCAAGGGGATGAAGCCGCGCCCGGTGCGAGCGCTTATCGTCGGTATACCGAATGTAGGCAAATCGACGCTCATCAACAAGCTGGCTGGCCGCAGCGTAGCCGCGACCGGCGATCGGCCTGGCGTCACCAAGGGACAGCAGTGGATCAAGGTCGGCTCCGAGATGGAGCTCCTCGATACGCCTGGCATTTTGTGGCCCAAGTTCGAGGACCAGGAAGTCGGCTATCGGCTCGCGGCGACCGGAGCGATCAAGGATGAAATATTGAATGTGGAAGATATCGCGTTCTATGCGATCAAGCAACTGGCTGACCAGTACGGGGATCGCCTCAATGAACGCTACGGCCTCGATATTCCGCCGCAAGGCGGTCTGGAGCAGGATGAGATTGTTGGGATAATGGAAGCGATTGGCCGCAAGCGCGGATGCCTGATGGCCGGCGGGCGCGTCAATCTGGAGAAAGCCTCAAGCCTCATCCTGCGCGATCTGCGCGGGGGCAAGCTGGGCCGGATAACGCTTGAGGAGCCGTACTCCTTCCTCGTCAATGGGAACGGGAACTGA